The Pyrus communis chromosome 8, drPyrComm1.1, whole genome shotgun sequence region CTTTCTGAGGGTGTCCTTTTGATCACAAaacatttttgtcaaaaaatggGACACTACTAGCCCCGAAAAGCAAGGGAAAATTTTCGTTTTCACTTAATATATTGGGCCACATTGGCATTAAATCCTTCTCCTGCAGGTCATTCTTTAACAATTACTGATTACCGtaaccttttgttttttgttcttaACATTCACTGTGCCAGGAAATTGTTCCATTGAGAAAGGTCTGCCGTCGGCCTGAAACAGATTACAGGTTGCAGCAACTGCATGCTGTGAACGAGGCAATATCAGCAGAGCGGAAAAGTATGGAGCATTTTATGGTTTCCGCTACTTCTGGCGAAATGATGCAAAAGCAGCAGAATGCAGAAGCAGCGCATGTGCCCCCAACTTTTCATGTTACTGCTTCTTTACCCACCCAAGCTACAACTCCAGAATTGCAAAGAACTGACATCAGCACGGTTGTTAGTGCAGGGAATTCTAATGCCCCCGTAAGTAGTACTGCAGTCACAAGCGTGCCGGCTACAGTCACCGCTCCCGGTGGTTCGGTCTCAGCCGTGCCAAAAGGAAATTAGTAGGTTGCTTTTGACAAATTTGTCAGACCCTTGGTGTCAACACAGTTTTCATCAATGTGTGAACTGAGTATGAGCGTCCCCTGTATACTAATTCTGAATGACAGGACTAGTTGAAGAGTGTTGTGAGAGATTTTATGACTTCAATTGTAGCCTTCAGTTGTTCAATCAAAAAGCTTTCAGTTAAGTATTTTGGCAATGCTCCATGAACTGTGGGCCACGTTTCGCGGCGCCCTCTGAACTTTCAATTTGATTTTGAGAAATTTCAATTCCTCTAaacttttaatttggttttgagCCTCACTAAAATTTCAATTTGTACCAATGTCCTATCAATTGTCACAACTTTTTGTTAGTTTCACGTGTAAGGTACGTGACGTCACTAAGGGCTATGAGCCACTTTTAGCTTGAATTTGTGCAAAATTTGTCTCCAGCCAAAGACTAGCTACATATAGCAAGCAATCCCCATGACGGGTCACAACATGTGCATCTCAAGCCAAAATAGAAGGATTCAGCCATGCATAGGTGGAAATGAAAAAATTTAGCCTTACattattgtttaaatattaatttttgaagGGCTAAAACATAGTCAAGGACTACGTTTAGCTTTTCATGATCGGAAATGACCTAACGTAGATTAGTATAGAATTTGCTCGATTTAACAAACAGAAATATTAACAAGTGGTTTGTAACTCAGTTAGTTAAAAACATTCGTCTTTGCACTCAAAATTTCGTGTTCAAATCTCTCTCCTCGtaatttgatgaatttagtacAAATTATCACATGTATGTCAAAAATCAAAcagaaatattgaaaaaaaagtaatgaaaaatTAGCAAAAATACTAATCCGAAAGCCCAAGCAAATGTGGTCCCTGCAAAATCCAACAAAGCAAAGGCGCCACCACGCACTGTGGAACATAACGACCGAACTCCCTCTCCTTCTCTGCGGACCGAAACACAGAcacgtctctctctctcaccgaGATTCACTTCCCACGCTTCCTTCTCTCTAAAACccttaaatctctctctctctctctctctctctctttctctctctctctgtgatgCACTGAGCCTTTGGGATTCGATCGCAAAGGAACAATGCGAATTCTTAAGTCGCGCAGCTTCAGAGCCACAGTCTCTGGCTCCAATCACCCCCTCAAGGTAGGGTTCCGGCGATTCGTCACCAGCTGCAGAGCCGTGGTGCTGCCGCGCTTCGGCGGGCCGGAGGTTCTGGAGCTCCGGCCCAATGTCGAAGTCCCTGATCTCAAGCCCCATGAGGTCCTCGTCCGCGCTCGTGCCGCCTCCATCAATCCCCTCGATACCAGAGTGAGTCAAATTTCACctctttctttgattgatcCCTTTGTTGCATTTCCATGCTCcatttggttgccgagaaaataaGGGTAATCAAGTGTTTGACTTTCAGCTCATTTCTCCGTTTGTTCTTCGAATCCCAACAATAATTTGAGCTATATTTGTGGAAATCAAAttctatatgtatatgtgtggatatataatttgtttgtaattCAGCTACTTTTATAATGTACTGGTGCTGCTGAGTCTAGTTGTGGATTGTGTTAATTTTTTGGCACAAAGTCTACATTTTGTGCTTAAATTATTTGGCTTTTACTGATATTAGGTTGTTTAGTCCgatttaattttgttaaatccatatatcatttttttttttgttttctatcgATTTAATTTTGTTAAAGGACTAACTTTAGTCCTTTAATGTCTTAAAGTTTTTGCCAATATTTTTTCTTACAGTTTCTCTTTTGCTATTGTGACAACCGGTCCATTGGTAACTTGAACCCTTTGATTCAACTCTCCTAAAGTTATTTGGTTATATTTTTGTCATACGGCTGAGGTTGCAGATGATTGCTAGTACAGTTATATTCTGCAGAAAGATTATCTTTGTATTCAGTGTTCTGTTTTTCGAATTCTTTCCAGATTCGATCTGGCTATGGTCGTTCCTTATATGGACCTCTACTACCTATTATTTTGGGTCGTGATATTAGTGGTGAAGTTGCAGCTGTGGGAAATTCGGTTCGAGGATTGAGTGTGGGACAAGAAGTTTTTGGTGCATTGCATCCTACTGCTGTAAGGGGTACATATTCTGACTATGCAATTTTATCAGAAGAGGAACTTGCACCAAAACCAGCGTCAGTTACACATGTGGTAAATATTCTTGTACTTGGTTTCTACCAAAGTACTGTAAAATGTTACTCATGGTGACCTGTTGGATTTTATTGATTTGGTTTCTCTCTATGGTTCTATTATTCTTCATGCCGTCAAATTTATAATTATGCAAAaagtttgttctttttttttttttttttgtttattgattaaTTCGTGAAATACTAGCTTTGAAAGGTTCACTAGCTTCAAAACCCAGTGAAGGGCAAGAGAACAAacattcaaatttgaattttccaCCTGCACAGCAGAAATAGAATTAGAAACAGTTTTCTTAGTTTAGATTCGTTAGGTGAACTGAAGTAAAAACAACCTGATGTGGAACTCAGATTTGACTACAATTATTAAGCAGCATGTTGCTTCGTGAAAATGGAAAGATAGCAATAAGAGGAAATATCAAATCCTTGTAGGTTAACTAGGGTATGGAAAAGGGGGGGTGCATATCAGAcatagaaaatattgaaatgtaggGGTTGTTGAAAACTTTTTGTTCTGTTTCTAGTTTCTGCTCCCATTGTTGTCttagaaaatattgaaagtgACTTATAGAGTTATAGGTGTTGAAATTCCATGCAAGATGCAATGTCAATATACTATGTTATCAGTTCTCTTGTGAGGTGATATATATTGTTATGCTGATGAGAGTTTTAATATTTCAGATTCTGTTAACTGCTTTCTAACAACACAATTTGGCCTTATGTTATTCTGTGTGATTCTAGGAAGCAAGTGCCATTCCTTTTGCTGCTCTGACTGCTTGGCGTGCTCTCATAAGTACTGCTAGGATAGCTGACGGGTATGTTAGTATATCTCATATATTAACTTCTTTTGACATTTCATGAATTCTTCGTTAAAACTGTTGTCAGcagattctttcttttttttgggttacaaAGCCTTTGTCATTTTGACATGGGTTAGTGATTGTTTTAATCTTCTTTGTTCACCCTTTTCTAATTAACAGTATAAGAGAAGGTTGTCTTTGTCTGGATGTTACTTTCATAGTGTTTTTCACTTTACTGCAGTTGAactttttttgtccaaatttttaCCATCTTCCCTGCATATTTTAGGTAAAAAGGGAtaaaagaaagtatgacattttTAAGTTGCTGTGTCTTTGCTAAACATGGATCAAGAGGCAGcttaatctttttattattttttggtttgggtttgATGTGGATAGTTGTACTTGTACCGTTGATAGTTGCAATGGTCGAAGGTTGTGATGATATGATTATTGCATCGTATCTGGGTGGAAGCTGTCATTAACAATTTTGCGTCCTTTTGTTACTGCATCTTATCTCTACAGTCAAAGGCTGTTAGTTGTGGGTGGTGGAGGAGCTGTAGGTTTGGCTGCAATTCAGATTTCAATAGGCAGAGGTTGCCATGTTACAACTACCTGCGGAAAGAAAAGTATAGATCGAGTATTGGCAGCTGGTGCTGAGCAGGCTGTTGACTATACTGCTGAGGTGATGATGTAATCAACTATTACCTAGCTTTCATTTCATCTCATAAGCTGAGTGAAACTCATATAGAAGTTTGTTTCATATGGGTGTTAATACCAAGAATGATTTCTTCCTTGAGTTAACATGTTGAATTTACAGAACATCGAATTCACAATAAAGGGGAAGTTTGATGCCGTACTGGATACCATTGGTGGGCCAGAGACTGAAAGAATATGCATAAACTTTTTAAAGAGAGGTGGCCACTACATGACACTTCAGGTAGGAGATGGGAACTGTTAGCATTACTTCTCTCGAAGGGACCTTTGATGTTTCCTTTCAGAATTTTTCCACAAGTGCTCTCAAGGCTTTTTATCCTCGTTTTCTTGTAGGGTGACGCAGCATCTTTGAGTGATAGGTATGGGATAGCTATTGGGCTTCCTGTTGCTACAGCTGTTTTACTGAAGAAACAGATTCAGTACCGGTATTCTCACGGAATAGGTAAATCCAACATTTCTTGTTTGGTACATGTTTCATCATGCTGCATACTTTAAGCTCATTGTTTGTATAGTGACATCTGATGCCCTAAACGCATGTTTTGATATTACCTTTTATCAGGCCTAAGTGTATGTTTGCAATCGGTCTGTACAGCAGTTTTAGGGTTACATTTAAAATTCTTGCAATTGGACATTAGGCGTTAATTTGTTAAAGTTTGCAAAAGGAACCCATAGAAACATATGGAAAGCTGTCAAACGCATCTTTAGGTTGTTATTTACACGGCTTGTAATTTTTCTGTTGTCGATGTAGAGTACTGGTGGACTTATATGAGAGCCGACTCAGAAGGGTTAGATGAGATCCGAAGGCTGTCTGAAGCGGGAAAGTTGAATATACCAGTGGAGAAAACGTTCCCCATTACTCAAGTGATAGAGGCTCACGAGGCAAAGGAGAAGAAGCAGATCCACGGGAAAATAGTGCTCGAATTTGACTGAAGAAAGTTACACTAGCCTGTACTGGTTTTGCCCCTACACTTTTGCCATTTACGACTCTATTTGCCTTTCTTTCTTGGTTACACTCATACCATTTGTTTGGAGCATCCTAGGCCTTCTCCATACAATAAAAGTTGGAAGCTGTACAGGAGTTGCAAGTTTTAGTTGAAAGTTTTTATATATCCATGTACTTTGAAGTCATTAGCCTTTTCCTCAAAATCGTTAGCCGATAGCTTACGTTAAACATACtgctttttttggtgaaaataggGAAGGATTGGGCGAGATTAGTTCGTTGTCAACATATCGGTTTAAAGAGACGTGCAATGTTTCATTGTGATTGCAAACTTTTGCTCAATGCGACTAGAAAACCGTACCAATAAAATGAAATCAATTTTGTACATAATCATTATATGTTTCAAGGTACAATGGTACATGCTTTGTACCAATTAATTAGTCTTTCTTTCCCTATGATGCAGAAAAATATAGAACCATTAAGCCACGCTTGGTGACTTAGGATTGAATTTTATCGGAGAATTCATTATatcttgaaggaagaaatggaCGTCAACTCTAAATTTTGTTTAAGTTGGAGGTAGAAGATGAATTAGTTATCAAGAAAGCCTAGACCTACCATTTTGTAGAGAACTAGAAGAGAGAGCAAGTTTTTTTATGACCATCCCATCTATTTCATTTATCGTGGACAAAACTATTACTTTAACGTACATTGAACCAAATGAGTTGTCCAACACAATCCAATCCTAGGCACCAAACATGGCTTTATATTAATGAGTTAGGATTAGGGCATGTATGTAATAGGATGCCTTTCAATGtaactaaaagttaaaacaaaaccAACAGAATGATGGTGGTTTCTGCCTCCTTACAACCGAGTTCGATCTCCATCCTTCACATTAAAGTAGTTTTGAACATCGCGTTATCCAAATTGCAAAAATcagataatttattttttaatttttacttttgggGAGAAATAGAACAAGAGAAAGCCACTAACACTGTCCACACCAATTACTACCTCCCACACGCCCTTATTAATTTATGCCCGTGATCTTCTTCAAGTATTCGATCCGACGGCCTAAAATTGAGAAGGATGTGTGAAAATTAAGAAGGCATGCATGGATAGCATTACCCTAAATCTATTATCTATTTGTGAATTGGTCAAAAAGATAAGAAGAGTTTCCTTCTTAACCTAAGTTACCATTTACTTGCCAGAGAAGTGGTTTTATACCTTCCATCCCGCCAATCACTCTTATCTCGCACTCTTTCTTGCTCGTCAAGCATCCAAAATATTTTACACACCCAATAATCTTATACGCACGCACGCATTACAAATCATtgaatcagagagagagagagagaaagggaggagagagggagagagggagaagaaTGTTTCCATTGTTTAAGCTTGGAACACTAGCCGTACGAACTATTTCGAAACCCATCGCGAATAGGCTCAAAGCCGAGGCCGGCTTGCACCCGCGGTTCCGCGAGTACATCATCAGCCTCGCCCAGGTACGTCTACTCTCTGTTTCGCGCTTTCTTGTAGATGTAATTGCTTTTTAATTCGAGTGATAGTCTAATTTAATCCTAAACTAAATTACGGGAAGGAGAATTCAAACTTGGGTTCAAAAGAGGAGTACTACTCTAGCCTCATTTAGATGTAGTTGATAGATTTTTGCTAGAAGCTCGAGTTTTTAAGCGGGTTCTTCCTTTTTGGTTGGGGACTTTTGTCAAACACCTCAAATCAATTGATGTATTTTGTTAGTATTTGATGTCAATTTTCACCAATGGTGAAGGATCAGCCAAACATAACTAGCAAGAAGATCACATAGTTTTCGTTCTTCCAACAATTTTCTTCTGTATTTATAAAGTCTATGCACCTTTAAATCGAACAACTGAGCTCGAGGACCAAATTAAAACCCGGTTCCTAAGTTCAGTGACTAATGCTCTAATTTACATTGAATTTCGAAGGCCCTCAGAATTCAATATATGAATTCCCATGGATGGTGGCATTTCAACTTTTGTGTTCTTTATCCAAACTATTTCTTGTTTTAAACTGATGTATAATGCAGTAACCCCTGCTACTGTAATCAGGCGAACTATCGTTTCACAACGAATCTCCAAAGACGTCTATATGGACGCGCAACAGATGTTGTGATCCGTCCTCTGGATGAAGCAAAAGCTGTTGGAGCTGCTGCTGAGTTTCTTGGGGAACTTGTTATTTTCTCGGTAACTAGCTGCCGCATTACCTATACGCTTTTTCAGTGTCTCTAGGTTTCAGAATTGCGTCACCCTTGAGGAAGGAAAACCTGTATGGTATGCAGGTTCAGAAATATAAACTTTATGTTTGCTCTTACCTTCtgcattgatatatttgatgacatcttatttgtttttgtaattaGATTTTTCATATAGGCCACTAGAAACTAATCACAAACGTAGGATTGCGGCTGCTTTGTTTACTTGTAGGTTGCAGGACTCGCTGTTATCTATGAGGTGAACAGAAGTGCTAGATCAGAAGCTAGGAAGGAGGAACAGCGCAAGCAAGAAATAGAGGTAAGCCACAAGCCTTTCTTTACTTCTTTTCGGAGGGAGGCTTTGGTTCTTGGATTCAGTTTGCGATTTCTTGAAAGGAACGCATATGTAATGCCACAAAAAGAGGAAAAATCTGAGTACCAAGTATAATAGAGGCAGTTCCAATGGGTTTAGAGGCGCTAGGCGAACTATAGTTAGAGTTTTACTTGTAAACTGCGCATTTTTCTTAATGTGACGTCTTTCTGCAACATGAAGTTCAAGATCGTAGGCCTTGCTCGCCTTGCCTTTGGGTCTGCCCTAAGCCTTAAGTAGTTTGTGGTTGAACAAGAGCTGTCGAAAACTACTAAAAGATGACCCCTTAGGATTTAGCCGTTTAATTTCATGTGATCATcaactttttaataaaaatcttgCCTACTTAGTGAAATTTAAAGCACAAGTTGCAGGCTTGCAGCTGTTGTCTGAGTCAACATTCAACCGCAGGGAAGTGATTTTCGTATTCTCTTTTCTGCCCTACACTCATTCCTTCCGTTCTAGCCTTCTGATTAAACATATCAAAGGAGAATCAACGGACAAACAACGAGAGAAGTGCGTAATAAGAAGAAACCAGGAGTCTGAAAATTACCATCCTAATTATATCTCTCTATCTGCTAAGTTAGAAAGATCATGAGTAACTATTGTTCTTTACATTTTGAAAATATAGGGACTGAAGAAAAGGGGGACAGATTTAGAAAAACAAGTGCAATGTCTAAAGGTCAAACTGCAAGAGATGGAGCAACTTGTCCAGAGAAGAAGCTGGCTAGATTTCTTTAAGTTCTGGCACGCCCAAGCAATGTTACAAGACCAAAAGTCTGCAATGTCCTGTGATTTCCTCCATACTGATGCTGCTTCCAAGCTATGAATGGTGTACAAAAATGGAAATTTCGTATTTGTCTTGGAACTCAGCTGTGGTCTGCCTGGAACGAGTTTTGTGTTCCTTGGAACGTGTGCAGGACATGAGTTTAGTCAAATTAGTTAAAGCAATGTCTTCGGCCCAAGTTTGAATCTTTCTCCTCAAtgatttagatgaatttaggtaatttttatattgtttgtcccaaattaaaatgaaaattatactATACACTGAAACTTTTAATTGTTAGATTTTGATCATTGTGTCATTGATCAAggatctaacggctaaaataTCAAGCGTATATCTGTCATAATGTGAAACCAAAATATGAATAAAAGACCAATTTATATGGCACGTGATGTCATGATAATAGTGCATTTGTGTTATGAAAGTTCATCTCCCACTATATGGGAAAGTCTTGGCTATCATCGGGACATTACGAGTGCTATTAAAAATGTGAAATATTTCCAATTGTATGCAAGTTTTGATCACACGGCTGGCTTCTCCAAGGTATAAAATGGCCCTGCAAGCTTAGATTTTGGGCTTCCAAGAGTTTAAATCTGAAACCTAAGTGAGAAATCTGCGCCGGTCGTTCGTGAATGACAAAATTTAACAT contains the following coding sequences:
- the LOC137741412 gene encoding uncharacterized protein; this translates as MRILKSRSFRATVSGSNHPLKVGFRRFVTSCRAVVLPRFGGPEVLELRPNVEVPDLKPHEVLVRARAASINPLDTRIRSGYGRSLYGPLLPIILGRDISGEVAAVGNSVRGLSVGQEVFGALHPTAVRGTYSDYAILSEEELAPKPASVTHVEASAIPFAALTAWRALISTARIADGQRLLVVGGGGAVGLAAIQISIGRGCHVTTTCGKKSIDRVLAAGAEQAVDYTAENIEFTIKGKFDAVLDTIGGPETERICINFLKRGGHYMTLQGDAASLSDRYGIAIGLPVATAVLLKKQIQYRYSHGIEYWWTYMRADSEGLDEIRRLSEAGKLNIPVEKTFPITQVIEAHEAKEKKQIHGKIVLEFD
- the LOC137741928 gene encoding uncharacterized protein; translated protein: MFPLFKLGTLAVRTISKPIANRLKAEAGLHPRFREYIISLAQANYRFTTNLQRRLYGRATDVVIRPLDEAKAVGAAAEFLGELVIFSVAGLAVIYEVNRSARSEARKEEQRKQEIEGLKKRGTDLEKQVQCLKVKLQEMEQLVQRRSWLDFFKFWHAQAMLQDQKSAMSCDFLHTDAASKL